The Drosophila biarmipes strain raj3 chromosome 2L, RU_DBia_V1.1, whole genome shotgun sequence genome has a window encoding:
- the LOC108033937 gene encoding sodium/hydrogen exchanger 6 isoform X7: MSHCDVDTEVEMPSPSRMKDAAVLRQVRTSWSSVLLLAAVTLSVLASGCHATDTDIALDAKATLNHRIQSLDLLVFVFLLALTVLTIWLFKHHRVSWLHETGLAVIYGLIVGAIIRYAGTSATLVHMQVEPQGVPTYTDKLPPDTLWFKYPVNQTNGTKLPEGIKTYAYVFRGQVHDVDENEIDLKATFDPEVFFNIILPPIIFYAGYSLKKKYFFRNLGAILTFAIVGTTLSAFLIGGFMYGCVKLMPKYLSSSFTFLDTLYFGALISPTDPLTILAIFNDLRVDVNLYALVLGESVLNDAVAIVLSGAIQNYGEHYSNTGEFETSAFLRSLSDFFSIFLLSLMIGAAMGCLTALISKFTRVRDFPLLESALFVLMSYSTFLLAEATELTGVVAVLFCGICQAHYTYNNLSEDSRQRTKQIFELLNFLAENFIFSYIGVSMFTFPKHHFDAGFIITAFICAAIGRAVNVYPLSWLLNIKRKPKISSNFQHMLFFAGLRGAMSFALAIRNTVSDARQTMLTATSLIVIFTVVIQGGAANFLLNWLKIPVGVDDETEQLNNYQVHSSDGYLQDVENGGGGRGKLRLSGGTESNLDTPVDGSNGSLGGTSGGRRRNSHEKAILARIWGNFDTKYMKPLLTHSRPTLLETLPVCCNPIARLLTTTQQLTQDGSEFRRVDSDSDICIDNDTGNGPSQDAGPGAGPGVGRRNSLSRVRGEHRNVYI, encoded by the exons ATGTCCCACTGCGATGTGGACACGGAAGTAGAGATGCCATCGCCCAGCCGGATGAAGGACGCTGCCGTCCTCCGGCAGGTGCGCACATCCTGGAGCAGCGTGCTCCTCCTGGCCGCAGTGACCCTGAGCGTCCTCGCCTCCGGATGCCATGCCACGGACACGGACATCGCTCTGGACGCGAAGGCCACGCTGAACCACCGCATCCAGAGCCTGGATCTGCTCGTCTTCGTGTTCCTGCTGGCGCTCACGGTCCTCACCATATGGCTGTTTAAGCACCATCGCGTCTCCTGGCTCCACGAGACCGGACTGGCCGTCATATACG GCTTGATTGTTGGAGCCATTATACGGTATGCGGGCACCTCCGCCACCCTTGTCCACATGCAGGTGGAGCCCCAAGGTGTTCCGACGTACACCGATAAGTTGCCGCCCGATACGCTCTGGTTTAAG TACCCGGTTAACCAAACAAATGGAACCAAACTGCCGGAGGGAATCAAGACATACGCCTACGTGTTTCGGGGGCAGGTCCACGATGTAGATGAGAACGAAATCGATCTTAAGGCCACCTTTGATCCGGAGGTGTTCTTCAACATTATACTACCCCCAATCATCTTTTACGCGGGTTACAGTTTAAAGAAG AAATACTTCTTTCGCAACCTGGGTGCCATCCTGACGTTTGCCATTGTGGGCACCACCTTGTCGGCCTTCCTGATCGGCGGCTTCATGTACGGTTGTGTGAAACTGATGCCAAAGTACTTGAGCAGCAGTTTCACATTCCTGGACACTCTATACTTTGGAGCCCTGATATCGCCCACAGATCCGCTCACCATTCTAGCCATATTCAACGATCTGCGAGTCGACGTAAACCTATATGCGCTAGTCTTGGGCGAATCTGTGCTCAACGATGCCGTGGCCATTGTCCTAAGCGG AGCCATTCAAAACTATGGAGAACATTACTCGAACACGGGGGAATTCGAAACCTCAGCTTTCCTGCGCTCGTTAAGCGACTTCTTTTCCATCTTTCTGCTGTCCCTGATGATTGGCGCCGCCATGGGCTGCTTGACAGCATTGATATC CAAATTTACGCGGGTTCGTGATTTTCCCCTACTAGAGTCGGCGCTGTTCGTGCTGATGAGCTACAGCACCTTCCTGCTGGCGGAGGCCACAGAACTTACTGGCGTGGTGGCCGTGCTTTTCTGCGGCATCTGCCAGGCCCACTACACCTACAACAATCTGTCGGAGGACTCGCGCCAAAGGACCAAACAGATCTTCGAGCTGCTGAACTTTTTGGCCgagaattttatattttcctataTTGGCGTTTCCATGTTTACCTTCCCCAAACATCATTTCGACGCGGGATTCATCATAACAGCTTTC ATCTGCGCCGCCATAGGTCGTGCCGTGAATGTGTATCCCTTATCCTGGCTGCTGAACATCAAGAGAAAACCCAAAATCTCCTCAAACTTTCAGCACATGCTCTTCTTTGCAG GACTTCGTGGAGCCATGTCCTTTGCCTTGGCCATCCGAAATACCGTGTCGGATGCGCGACAGACTATGCTGACCGCCACATCGCTGATTGTCATCTTTACGGTCGTAATCCAGGGTGGGGCAGCCAATTTTCTGCTAAATTGGTTGAAAATACC TGTTGGCGTTGACGATGAGACtgaacaattaaataattaccaAGTGCACAGT TCCGATGGTTATTTACAGGATGTGGAGAACGGCGGCGGAGGACGCGGCAAGTTGCGTTTGTCCGGCGGCACGGAGTCCAATTTGGACACGCCGGTGGATGGGTCGAATGGCAGCTTGGGCGGCACAAGCGGCGGACGACGTCGCAACAGCCATGAGAAGGCCATTCTGGCCAGGATCTGGGGGAACTTTGATACCAA ATACATGAAGCCCTTGCTGACGCACTCCAGACCCACTCTTCTAGAGACCTTGCCCGTTTGCTGCAATCCCATTGCCCGGCTGCTCACCACCACGCAGCAGCTCACCCAG GATGGAAGCGAGTTCAGGCGCGTGGACTCGGACTCGGATATCTGCATAGACAACGATACCGGGAATGGTCCTAGCCAGGATGCGGGACCCGGAGCGGGGCCGGGCGTGGGGCGGCGGAACTCCCTGAGTCGC gTTAGAGGCGAGCATCGAAATGTTTACATATAA
- the LOC108033937 gene encoding sodium/hydrogen exchanger 6 isoform X8: MSHCDVDTEVEMPSPSRMKDAAVLRQVRTSWSSVLLLAAVTLSVLASGCHATDTDIALDAKATLNHRIQSLDLLVFVFLLALTVLTIWLFKHHRVSWLHETGLAVIYGLIVGAIIRYAGTSATLVHMQVEPQGVPTYTDKLPPDTLWFKYPVNQTNGTKLPEGIKTYAYVFRGQVHDVDENEIDLKATFDPEVFFNIILPPIIFYAGYSLKKKYFFRNLGAILTFAIVGTTLSAFLIGGFMYGCVKLMPKYLSSSFTFLDTLYFGALISPTDPLTILAIFNDLRVDVNLYALVLGESVLNDAVAIVLSGAIQNYGEHYSNTGEFETSAFLRSLSDFFSIFLLSLMIGAAMGCLTALISKFTRVRDFPLLESALFVLMSYSTFLLAEATELTGVVAVLFCGICQAHYTYNNLSEDSRQRTKQIFELLNFLAENFIFSYIGVSMFTFPKHHFDAGFIITAFICAAIGRAVNVYPLSWLLNIKRKPKISSNFQHMLFFAGLRGAMSFALAIRNTVSDARQTMLTATSLIVIFTVVIQGGAANFLLNWLKIPVGVDDETEQLNNYQVHSDVENGGGGRGKLRLSGGTESNLDTPVDGSNGSLGGTSGGRRRNSHEKAILARIWGNFDTKYMKPLLTHSRPTLLETLPVCCNPIARLLTTTQQLTQDGSEFRRVDSDSDICIDNDTGNGPSQDAGPGAGPGVGRRNSLSRVRGEHRNVYI, from the exons ATGTCCCACTGCGATGTGGACACGGAAGTAGAGATGCCATCGCCCAGCCGGATGAAGGACGCTGCCGTCCTCCGGCAGGTGCGCACATCCTGGAGCAGCGTGCTCCTCCTGGCCGCAGTGACCCTGAGCGTCCTCGCCTCCGGATGCCATGCCACGGACACGGACATCGCTCTGGACGCGAAGGCCACGCTGAACCACCGCATCCAGAGCCTGGATCTGCTCGTCTTCGTGTTCCTGCTGGCGCTCACGGTCCTCACCATATGGCTGTTTAAGCACCATCGCGTCTCCTGGCTCCACGAGACCGGACTGGCCGTCATATACG GCTTGATTGTTGGAGCCATTATACGGTATGCGGGCACCTCCGCCACCCTTGTCCACATGCAGGTGGAGCCCCAAGGTGTTCCGACGTACACCGATAAGTTGCCGCCCGATACGCTCTGGTTTAAG TACCCGGTTAACCAAACAAATGGAACCAAACTGCCGGAGGGAATCAAGACATACGCCTACGTGTTTCGGGGGCAGGTCCACGATGTAGATGAGAACGAAATCGATCTTAAGGCCACCTTTGATCCGGAGGTGTTCTTCAACATTATACTACCCCCAATCATCTTTTACGCGGGTTACAGTTTAAAGAAG AAATACTTCTTTCGCAACCTGGGTGCCATCCTGACGTTTGCCATTGTGGGCACCACCTTGTCGGCCTTCCTGATCGGCGGCTTCATGTACGGTTGTGTGAAACTGATGCCAAAGTACTTGAGCAGCAGTTTCACATTCCTGGACACTCTATACTTTGGAGCCCTGATATCGCCCACAGATCCGCTCACCATTCTAGCCATATTCAACGATCTGCGAGTCGACGTAAACCTATATGCGCTAGTCTTGGGCGAATCTGTGCTCAACGATGCCGTGGCCATTGTCCTAAGCGG AGCCATTCAAAACTATGGAGAACATTACTCGAACACGGGGGAATTCGAAACCTCAGCTTTCCTGCGCTCGTTAAGCGACTTCTTTTCCATCTTTCTGCTGTCCCTGATGATTGGCGCCGCCATGGGCTGCTTGACAGCATTGATATC CAAATTTACGCGGGTTCGTGATTTTCCCCTACTAGAGTCGGCGCTGTTCGTGCTGATGAGCTACAGCACCTTCCTGCTGGCGGAGGCCACAGAACTTACTGGCGTGGTGGCCGTGCTTTTCTGCGGCATCTGCCAGGCCCACTACACCTACAACAATCTGTCGGAGGACTCGCGCCAAAGGACCAAACAGATCTTCGAGCTGCTGAACTTTTTGGCCgagaattttatattttcctataTTGGCGTTTCCATGTTTACCTTCCCCAAACATCATTTCGACGCGGGATTCATCATAACAGCTTTC ATCTGCGCCGCCATAGGTCGTGCCGTGAATGTGTATCCCTTATCCTGGCTGCTGAACATCAAGAGAAAACCCAAAATCTCCTCAAACTTTCAGCACATGCTCTTCTTTGCAG GACTTCGTGGAGCCATGTCCTTTGCCTTGGCCATCCGAAATACCGTGTCGGATGCGCGACAGACTATGCTGACCGCCACATCGCTGATTGTCATCTTTACGGTCGTAATCCAGGGTGGGGCAGCCAATTTTCTGCTAAATTGGTTGAAAATACC TGTTGGCGTTGACGATGAGACtgaacaattaaataattaccaAGTGCACAGT GATGTGGAGAACGGCGGCGGAGGACGCGGCAAGTTGCGTTTGTCCGGCGGCACGGAGTCCAATTTGGACACGCCGGTGGATGGGTCGAATGGCAGCTTGGGCGGCACAAGCGGCGGACGACGTCGCAACAGCCATGAGAAGGCCATTCTGGCCAGGATCTGGGGGAACTTTGATACCAA ATACATGAAGCCCTTGCTGACGCACTCCAGACCCACTCTTCTAGAGACCTTGCCCGTTTGCTGCAATCCCATTGCCCGGCTGCTCACCACCACGCAGCAGCTCACCCAG GATGGAAGCGAGTTCAGGCGCGTGGACTCGGACTCGGATATCTGCATAGACAACGATACCGGGAATGGTCCTAGCCAGGATGCGGGACCCGGAGCGGGGCCGGGCGTGGGGCGGCGGAACTCCCTGAGTCGC gTTAGAGGCGAGCATCGAAATGTTTACATATAA
- the LOC108033937 gene encoding sodium/hydrogen exchanger 6 isoform X5 — MSHCDVDTEVEMPSPSRMKDAAVLRQVRTSWSSVLLLAAVTLSVLASGCHATDTDIALDAKATLNHRIQSLDLLVFVFLLALTVLTIWLFKHHRVSWLHETGLAVIYGLIVGAIIRYAGTSATLVHMQVEPQGVPTYTDKLPPDTLWFKYPVNQTNGTKLPEGIKTYAYVFRGQVHDVDENEIDLKATFDPEVFFNIILPPIIFYAGYSLKKKYFFRNLGAILTFAIVGTTLSAFLIGGFMYGCVKLMPKYLSSSFTFLDTLYFGALISPTDPLTILAIFNDLRVDVNLYALVLGESVLNDAVAIVLSGAIQNYGEHYSNTGEFETSAFLRSLSDFFSIFLLSLMIGAAMGCLTALISKFTRVRDFPLLESALFVLMSYSTFLLAEATELTGVVAVLFCGICQAHYTYNNLSEDSRQRTKQIFELLNFLAENFIFSYIGVSMFTFPKHHFDAGFIITAFICAAIGRAVNVYPLSWLLNIKRKPKISSNFQHMLFFAGLRGAMSFALAIRNTVSDARQTMLTATSLIVIFTVVIQGGAANFLLNWLKIPVGVDDETEQLNNYQVHSDVENGGGGRGKLRLSGGTESNLDTPVDGSNGSLGGTSGGRRRNSHEKAILARIWGNFDTKYMKPLLTHSRPTLLETLPVCCNPIARLLTTTQQLTQDGSEFRRVDSDSDICIDNDTGNGPSQDAGPGAGPGVGRRNSLSRMEILEHVQSPVSTRIRLLGFYGKKL, encoded by the exons ATGTCCCACTGCGATGTGGACACGGAAGTAGAGATGCCATCGCCCAGCCGGATGAAGGACGCTGCCGTCCTCCGGCAGGTGCGCACATCCTGGAGCAGCGTGCTCCTCCTGGCCGCAGTGACCCTGAGCGTCCTCGCCTCCGGATGCCATGCCACGGACACGGACATCGCTCTGGACGCGAAGGCCACGCTGAACCACCGCATCCAGAGCCTGGATCTGCTCGTCTTCGTGTTCCTGCTGGCGCTCACGGTCCTCACCATATGGCTGTTTAAGCACCATCGCGTCTCCTGGCTCCACGAGACCGGACTGGCCGTCATATACG GCTTGATTGTTGGAGCCATTATACGGTATGCGGGCACCTCCGCCACCCTTGTCCACATGCAGGTGGAGCCCCAAGGTGTTCCGACGTACACCGATAAGTTGCCGCCCGATACGCTCTGGTTTAAG TACCCGGTTAACCAAACAAATGGAACCAAACTGCCGGAGGGAATCAAGACATACGCCTACGTGTTTCGGGGGCAGGTCCACGATGTAGATGAGAACGAAATCGATCTTAAGGCCACCTTTGATCCGGAGGTGTTCTTCAACATTATACTACCCCCAATCATCTTTTACGCGGGTTACAGTTTAAAGAAG AAATACTTCTTTCGCAACCTGGGTGCCATCCTGACGTTTGCCATTGTGGGCACCACCTTGTCGGCCTTCCTGATCGGCGGCTTCATGTACGGTTGTGTGAAACTGATGCCAAAGTACTTGAGCAGCAGTTTCACATTCCTGGACACTCTATACTTTGGAGCCCTGATATCGCCCACAGATCCGCTCACCATTCTAGCCATATTCAACGATCTGCGAGTCGACGTAAACCTATATGCGCTAGTCTTGGGCGAATCTGTGCTCAACGATGCCGTGGCCATTGTCCTAAGCGG AGCCATTCAAAACTATGGAGAACATTACTCGAACACGGGGGAATTCGAAACCTCAGCTTTCCTGCGCTCGTTAAGCGACTTCTTTTCCATCTTTCTGCTGTCCCTGATGATTGGCGCCGCCATGGGCTGCTTGACAGCATTGATATC CAAATTTACGCGGGTTCGTGATTTTCCCCTACTAGAGTCGGCGCTGTTCGTGCTGATGAGCTACAGCACCTTCCTGCTGGCGGAGGCCACAGAACTTACTGGCGTGGTGGCCGTGCTTTTCTGCGGCATCTGCCAGGCCCACTACACCTACAACAATCTGTCGGAGGACTCGCGCCAAAGGACCAAACAGATCTTCGAGCTGCTGAACTTTTTGGCCgagaattttatattttcctataTTGGCGTTTCCATGTTTACCTTCCCCAAACATCATTTCGACGCGGGATTCATCATAACAGCTTTC ATCTGCGCCGCCATAGGTCGTGCCGTGAATGTGTATCCCTTATCCTGGCTGCTGAACATCAAGAGAAAACCCAAAATCTCCTCAAACTTTCAGCACATGCTCTTCTTTGCAG GACTTCGTGGAGCCATGTCCTTTGCCTTGGCCATCCGAAATACCGTGTCGGATGCGCGACAGACTATGCTGACCGCCACATCGCTGATTGTCATCTTTACGGTCGTAATCCAGGGTGGGGCAGCCAATTTTCTGCTAAATTGGTTGAAAATACC TGTTGGCGTTGACGATGAGACtgaacaattaaataattaccaAGTGCACAGT GATGTGGAGAACGGCGGCGGAGGACGCGGCAAGTTGCGTTTGTCCGGCGGCACGGAGTCCAATTTGGACACGCCGGTGGATGGGTCGAATGGCAGCTTGGGCGGCACAAGCGGCGGACGACGTCGCAACAGCCATGAGAAGGCCATTCTGGCCAGGATCTGGGGGAACTTTGATACCAA ATACATGAAGCCCTTGCTGACGCACTCCAGACCCACTCTTCTAGAGACCTTGCCCGTTTGCTGCAATCCCATTGCCCGGCTGCTCACCACCACGCAGCAGCTCACCCAG GATGGAAGCGAGTTCAGGCGCGTGGACTCGGACTCGGATATCTGCATAGACAACGATACCGGGAATGGTCCTAGCCAGGATGCGGGACCCGGAGCGGGGCCGGGCGTGGGGCGGCGGAACTCCCTGAGTCGC ATGGAGATTCTGGAGCATGTTCAAAGTCCGGTGTCGACGAGAATCAGACTCTTAGGATTTTAtggaaaaaagttataa
- the LOC108033937 gene encoding sodium/hydrogen exchanger 6 isoform X3, with translation MSHCDVDTEVEMPSPSRMKDAAVLRQVRTSWSSVLLLAAVTLSVLASGCHATDTDIALDAKATLNHRIQSLDLLVFVFLLALTVLTIWLFKHHRVSWLHETGLAVIYGLIVGAIIRYAGTSATLVHMQVEPQGVPTYTDKLPPDTLWFKYPVNQTNGTKLPEGIKTYAYVFRGQVHDVDENEIDLKATFDPEVFFNIILPPIIFYAGYSLKKKYFFRNLGAILTFAIVGTTLSAFLIGGFMYGCVKLMPKYLSSSFTFLDTLYFGALISPTDPLTILAIFNDLRVDVNLYALVLGESVLNDAVAIVLSGAIQNYGEHYSNTGEFETSAFLRSLSDFFSIFLLSLMIGAAMGCLTALISKFTRVRDFPLLESALFVLMSYSTFLLAEATELTGVVAVLFCGICQAHYTYNNLSEDSRQRTKQIFELLNFLAENFIFSYIGVSMFTFPKHHFDAGFIITAFICAAIGRAVNVYPLSWLLNIKRKPKISSNFQHMLFFAGLRGAMSFALAIRNTVSDARQTMLTATSLIVIFTVVIQGGAANFLLNWLKIPVGVDDETEQLNNYQVHSSDGYLQDVENGGGGRGKLRLSGGTESNLDTPVDGSNGSLGGTSGGRRRNSHEKAILARIWGNFDTKYMKPLLTHSRPTLLETLPVCCNPIARLLTTTQQLTQDGSEFRRVDSDSDICIDNDTGNGPSQDAGPGAGPGVGRRNSLSRMEILEHVQSPVSTRIRLLGFYGKKL, from the exons ATGTCCCACTGCGATGTGGACACGGAAGTAGAGATGCCATCGCCCAGCCGGATGAAGGACGCTGCCGTCCTCCGGCAGGTGCGCACATCCTGGAGCAGCGTGCTCCTCCTGGCCGCAGTGACCCTGAGCGTCCTCGCCTCCGGATGCCATGCCACGGACACGGACATCGCTCTGGACGCGAAGGCCACGCTGAACCACCGCATCCAGAGCCTGGATCTGCTCGTCTTCGTGTTCCTGCTGGCGCTCACGGTCCTCACCATATGGCTGTTTAAGCACCATCGCGTCTCCTGGCTCCACGAGACCGGACTGGCCGTCATATACG GCTTGATTGTTGGAGCCATTATACGGTATGCGGGCACCTCCGCCACCCTTGTCCACATGCAGGTGGAGCCCCAAGGTGTTCCGACGTACACCGATAAGTTGCCGCCCGATACGCTCTGGTTTAAG TACCCGGTTAACCAAACAAATGGAACCAAACTGCCGGAGGGAATCAAGACATACGCCTACGTGTTTCGGGGGCAGGTCCACGATGTAGATGAGAACGAAATCGATCTTAAGGCCACCTTTGATCCGGAGGTGTTCTTCAACATTATACTACCCCCAATCATCTTTTACGCGGGTTACAGTTTAAAGAAG AAATACTTCTTTCGCAACCTGGGTGCCATCCTGACGTTTGCCATTGTGGGCACCACCTTGTCGGCCTTCCTGATCGGCGGCTTCATGTACGGTTGTGTGAAACTGATGCCAAAGTACTTGAGCAGCAGTTTCACATTCCTGGACACTCTATACTTTGGAGCCCTGATATCGCCCACAGATCCGCTCACCATTCTAGCCATATTCAACGATCTGCGAGTCGACGTAAACCTATATGCGCTAGTCTTGGGCGAATCTGTGCTCAACGATGCCGTGGCCATTGTCCTAAGCGG AGCCATTCAAAACTATGGAGAACATTACTCGAACACGGGGGAATTCGAAACCTCAGCTTTCCTGCGCTCGTTAAGCGACTTCTTTTCCATCTTTCTGCTGTCCCTGATGATTGGCGCCGCCATGGGCTGCTTGACAGCATTGATATC CAAATTTACGCGGGTTCGTGATTTTCCCCTACTAGAGTCGGCGCTGTTCGTGCTGATGAGCTACAGCACCTTCCTGCTGGCGGAGGCCACAGAACTTACTGGCGTGGTGGCCGTGCTTTTCTGCGGCATCTGCCAGGCCCACTACACCTACAACAATCTGTCGGAGGACTCGCGCCAAAGGACCAAACAGATCTTCGAGCTGCTGAACTTTTTGGCCgagaattttatattttcctataTTGGCGTTTCCATGTTTACCTTCCCCAAACATCATTTCGACGCGGGATTCATCATAACAGCTTTC ATCTGCGCCGCCATAGGTCGTGCCGTGAATGTGTATCCCTTATCCTGGCTGCTGAACATCAAGAGAAAACCCAAAATCTCCTCAAACTTTCAGCACATGCTCTTCTTTGCAG GACTTCGTGGAGCCATGTCCTTTGCCTTGGCCATCCGAAATACCGTGTCGGATGCGCGACAGACTATGCTGACCGCCACATCGCTGATTGTCATCTTTACGGTCGTAATCCAGGGTGGGGCAGCCAATTTTCTGCTAAATTGGTTGAAAATACC TGTTGGCGTTGACGATGAGACtgaacaattaaataattaccaAGTGCACAGT TCCGATGGTTATTTACAGGATGTGGAGAACGGCGGCGGAGGACGCGGCAAGTTGCGTTTGTCCGGCGGCACGGAGTCCAATTTGGACACGCCGGTGGATGGGTCGAATGGCAGCTTGGGCGGCACAAGCGGCGGACGACGTCGCAACAGCCATGAGAAGGCCATTCTGGCCAGGATCTGGGGGAACTTTGATACCAA ATACATGAAGCCCTTGCTGACGCACTCCAGACCCACTCTTCTAGAGACCTTGCCCGTTTGCTGCAATCCCATTGCCCGGCTGCTCACCACCACGCAGCAGCTCACCCAG GATGGAAGCGAGTTCAGGCGCGTGGACTCGGACTCGGATATCTGCATAGACAACGATACCGGGAATGGTCCTAGCCAGGATGCGGGACCCGGAGCGGGGCCGGGCGTGGGGCGGCGGAACTCCCTGAGTCGC ATGGAGATTCTGGAGCATGTTCAAAGTCCGGTGTCGACGAGAATCAGACTCTTAGGATTTTAtggaaaaaagttataa